The genomic window tcctatagacaaagaaaaatatgaaataaaattgaaatggagatctcctaatctgtcgggacagttaatgcagagtaaatatatcttggttccaattgatgacgatgatgatgtcgaagaaatgctgacatttcctttgaaatattcagattgtcgatttttagaattatatattgaaaaagcagatgtaccaagctttggatatcatagtcggtttttaactcaagctgttcaaaccgatagtgttgaggccggttttgcagaacaatatttcattactgccggtcctagctgtccaattattccaagtgctgtgatgacttctcctgtgtcttctgctatggtgacttctcctttggtacaagtagtggtaagtgcgggagacgacactcatatagaaaatgatgattgggtagtcggaggaataaattctgatagtctgggttttgagtcagatgaaaatgaagatgaagacagttggatggatgaggacagtagcagtaatgacgatgatgatgaagatgagaatgatgatgaagatgttcaagctaatattaatgtggaagaatctcAATCTCATTTGCACCAACCTCCacaatattttaatgatataaatttagatgatggtggttgtgttagtgctggtcgaagattgaattctgacaatcaattttgggactcttcgatgactgaattttctaaaggtttaatgtttgagagtaaagatgatgtaaggagagctgttgatctttatcacattatgaagcatcggacatacaatgtagttcagtcgcattcgaaattatggtctgtacgatgcgcatcatcagataatgttcagcattgtaaatggaggcttcgtgctgcattgttgaaaaagcatggatattttcaaatcacaaaatatgagggtcctcacacttgtttgtttacgggattgagtcgagaccacaaacatgtcagtggaaaaatgattagcacattagtccgacatattgttgagaaagatcccggtgttaaagttgaagctattgtggcagccgttaatgatcaatttcaatatacagtatcatacaggaaagcatggtgtgaaaagcataaggcattggttgatatttatggagaatgggagccatcttatgctaaattaccttattatatggctgcacttcaaaatgcaaatcctggtacagttgtttcatgggatttttttcaatctgtgaattccaatgttcgtgttttaaattatattttttgggctttcgaaccatctattcagggttttatgcactgccgtcctgtaattagcattgatggcacgcacttgtatggtaaatttaaaggtaagatgttaattgcaacaggcattgatgcagagaatgggatatttccattagcatatgcaattgtcgatgaggaaacgactgcaagttggagttggtttcttttccagctcagaacacatatcgttaaagatagaaatggaatatgcttaatttctgacaggcatccaggtatattaaatgccatcgcagatgagtctattggatggagtccaccacgtgcctatcatcgatactgtttaagacatatctgcagtaatttcaatacacattttaaaaatgtgcagctgaaaagagcagtatggcaagccggaagtgctcatcaagttcgtaaattcaattttatcatgggcagaattagaacagtgaatgaagaagcttggagctggttgtccgagatagaaaaggagaagtggacattggcacatgatgatggtctacgctatggtgttttaactacaaatttgtcggaggtttttaacagtgttctacgaggagctagaaatgtgccaattacagcttgtgttcaactgacattttatcgtcttgtcaaatatttcaatacgaggcatgctcaagccttgagatatgtagaggagaatcaaaataatctttttactcctcatgttgcaattaaaattgctgaagatcaagttaaggctaaccagcaccgagtaacagcattcaaccttcaaagaggtatatatgaagtgcttacgagaagaGCAGGCGGAGGActacgaggtggaggaaattctcatactgttacatTAGCTGAAAGAAATTGTTCATGTGGAAAGTGGAGCACGtataaatatccatgttcacatgttttagctgtgtgtcaagaaattgctgtacattttagtggttttgtggatgatgcatatacaattacagcatatatgaatgcttggaccggtaatttcaatccactaccacatgaagattattggatgcatacacgtatgttcaaatgcatgcctgatcatcatcgtttgagaccgaagcagaaaggtagaccaaagtcaacgagactacgaaatgagatggatgataggcaaataagaaataagaatcactgtggtatttgtagggaacagggtcatgatcgtcgtcgctgtcctaggatagttcaacatacttcaacttcaagcagcggAAGAATTTGAAagctttgaaaatttatttttgtcagtgttttatgaattactgcgagattgtatttgaatttacgtgtgtaatatgttgggatgaactgaattttgtgtttaagttgtattgtgtgataatattatatttaaaaaaaaaatttaaaatattgttttactttttttaatatatctgtGATAATTTTGCTTGAggcagcgtattatggcttacgatccacgatattccggtcctcgagacagcagtattcttacattgcaggagcatcaTCGATCGCAGACTATTTTAAATGGCGGCGTAAGTATTACAATCTtttttactctttaaattttcattttaaaaatcatatacgttatctaattattatattttattacaggagtccagacatcttcgtctacgacgatccgatgcagatttctggaggacagaggatatcccacgtagagtgttagattatttacgatatctgggattttatggagtatatcggatcggtcgtatacagatggacgttggtcttattactgctttgcttgagagatggcgtccagagacacacacatttcatcttccatttggtgaggcgaccatcactttacaggatgtcagcatccttactggactaccagttgatggagatccagttaccggagttgatcccgcacttaccattccggagtggcaggctttgtgcttgcgattgttagggtttgagcccgacgcacattttttcgatcattcacgactcaggattgagtgtttggatgatcgttatcgtcattttcatattgcggatgatgcaccggaggagatggtgcagcagtatgttaggggtcaggtgctgcgattgttaggtggtgtcctgttacctgatacttcatcgaataagatgaagttgatgtttctgccattattagaggatttagatttcgctcgtcgactcagttggggcagtgcagtactagcttgtctataccgagctatgtgtcggggggcctatgctgatcagagcgagattggcggttatcttgtattattgcaggtatgtgaattaaaattttttatttttaatatttaattatatatgacattgaatatattatttatttaatttttgaaatttgcagatttgggtatgggagcgtatgccgactatcagtccattacgacgacagttgctcgagatgccatcagagcagcaggatcctgatgttccattcagactagacggtccattaggatacaggtatcgaaatattattatttttatttaaatttttttttttaaaatttatttaatattagtacattgtgaaacagatggaacgttgcattcaacgttcatcacgtatcgacaagagtggcacgggtttataggtgccagttggatacattagttgatacatctagacgggtaaattttaaattttttacaaatatcaatttacagtattcataatctaaatttttattaattttttttattttaattatattatatcagtttttgtggaagccatatacagatgggatattggctatactgccgcagatgtgtacagttggacacgacatatggactgctagggtgccgcttatttgttttgatgtggtagagtggcatcttcctgatcgtgtcctgcggcagtttggtcagattcagggcatcccagagcagtttgataccagtcagggacttcatcgtattgatcgacgagggagagctcgtatcgactggcgtatcagacatgcacagtacatcgatatttgggatgcacgtcgagatcacattgttcatggtgatcctattttgagaggtcgttcatatactgatgactacatggcttggttttttagcattacagtgcgagtcattggacagtctcagtatgcagtttctggatacgagggcgagagttctactgtacgtcttttggtaagattacgaaaattacttcatgttatttgtgttatatttttgttttatattgtacactatactgattgttttatactaactgttctatttcTACGTTATAGACTGATTCTGTGTCCGAACTCGTATTGgacactcgtcgtgctttatctacgactgatgaggacgagcggattcagatactgcgggagatggagagaacaggttccggagcattgagggcgattggtgttgatccacatacctgtgcgccttggtatggagcagttcggacgccagatatgagttatacgccgtcaccatatgcttcacatatgccatcaccgcatattccgcatatgtcatcattcgatgctgcacagatgccaccgctttttcatccacagatggcagcgtcttcttcgtcttacatcccccagatgccatcaccgggtaccagttggccacatgagtatgatacttttttttcaggtccatccgtgtatccagatgagagagttgaacgggtctctcagtccgtagatgatccgacagcatcagttattcctgagcagcatgatcagcagatctcctccactgatataggagaggagccatcacagcaggagcagccgacgaggaccttcctgagaaggtccaagcgaccacgggcgccgcgacgtccttgtgggacttagtctttattgtatttgtatttagtatttttacatttttgttgtactattttttttggatatatttaacattttgattctattgaataatattaaatattgatttcattttatattatttaattttaaattattggatattatcctttgtgcatatggatacacatactcgaacgtgtctcagaatattaggagagaaaatgttatgCCGGCGGGCCGTACTTCCCGGGGGCGAGCCCCGCATCCCGATGGCCACGGCGGGCtcccgcgccccgacggcggtcctcagcCCCCGTCTCTTCCGGCGGTGGGTCCCGTCTCGATTGGTTGTGggtccagagcagtttgataccagttagggacttcatcgtattgatcgacgagggagagttcgtatcgactggcgtatcagacatgcacagtacatcgatatttgggatgcacgtcgagatcttattgttcatggtgatcatattttgagaggtcgttcatatactgatgactacatgacttgattttttagcattatggtgcgagtcattggacagtctcagtatgcagtttctggatacgagggcgagagttctactgtacgtcttttggtaagattatgaaaattacttcatgttatttgtgttatatttttgttttatattgtacactatactgattgttttatactaactgttctatttttattttatagacttattctatgtcggatctcgtgttggacgctcgtcgtgctttatctacgactgatgaggacgagcggattcagatactgcgggagatggagagaacaggttccggaacatttgtggcgattggtgttgatgcacatacctgtgcgctttggtatggagcagttcgggcgctagatatgagttatacgccgtcaccatatgcttcacatatgccatcaccgcatatgtcatcatttgatgctgcacagatgccaccgccttttcatctacagatggcagcgtcttcttctttgtacatcccccagatgccatcatcgggtaccagttggccacatgagtatgatacttttttgagaggcatccatccgtgtatccagatgagagagttgaacgggtctctcagtccgtagatgatccgacagacgATCATGGGCGCCGCGACgttcttgtgggacttagtctttattgtatttgtatttagtattttttcatatttgttgtatttttttttttacgtttgacatttttattctattgaataatattaaatgttgattttattttatattatttaattttaaatgattggatattatgattagtgcatatagatacacatactcgaacgtgtctcagaatattaggagagaaaatgttatgctgaaaggattataaaaattataacgtaaataataatatatcaaatgttgctctttgaattgaattttagaaaaaataagtctatttttaagtaaaaaaaaagaatacgtaatagaatgctaaaaagataaaaataaaagaaaactgaaattataatttgaaatgataaaatttttaaaataatttttaaagaaaatatcataaaaaaattattaaaataataataaaataagaattataattataaattttaaaaaaaattaattttaatttaaattagaaaatatcattttaattattatttttattatttaattaaatttatttattaaataattataaatagataactaaagatattaaaaaaaataaaaaataaaaaaaaagagaaaacgtcattctctcccctccccaaacccctttttcccctccttctcccttctccttctcccttctcgatcttctccttcttcctttacaaatttaagtaaaggaaaagaatacataatatatcataaaaatgaaagaaaacaaatattatatttttaaattataaaaattacaaattaaattaaaaaatatatcataaaaaaagtaaataaaagataaaaaatggtaataaaatagaaattataatttaaaacaaaaaattatctttaatttcaattaaaaattatcattcaaattactatcctcattaaaaaatttaataaattaaaaaaaataattaaacaaattatgaaaaaaaatttaaaaaatttagaaaaaagaaaaagaataaaaaaacaccgaaggaaacggcgttttctcctttccccccttcttctctccttctccctcttcttctttctccctccgacagcacgacggtgagctgcctcctctctctctcttcctctctctttctctatttaaaaaatttaaaaaataaaaattaccagaaagaaagtgaagggatcgactcacagagtgtcgcagtcaaaaattttgcgtgccgttaaactcttttagccatTAGTCGATTCATGGagtcgactaaaaaatataaatctacttttcttacaattttttatattatgtatttgtaatcttttaataaataaattaaatgaaataatgaaaataataatttaaatgataatttttaatttaaattaaaattaaatttctttaaaatttataattataattcttattttattgttatttttttattttcctatgatacttttttttatttattttaaaatagttatcatttgaaattataatttcatttctcttccatttttttctttttagcattctattacgtattctttttttttaattaaaaaattattattttttctaaagttcaatttacaaaatggcatttttaaagacttattttatttttataaaatttttttagcctatttttaaaatttttttgaatctttttttaatttattattttttatttgagaaagtaatttgaaataatattttaatttcaatttatctttcaaattttattcttttttatttttacattataattctttttttttatttttaaaaattttataatttttaattttcttaaaaattttgaagacaagtatttcgaacgatgtttttcaatttaatttcaaatttttatttctttcatatttttttctctttttttattttctatgatattttttttttaatttcttaagatttttttggacatcttttaaaaaaaatttgaaataaaaaatctaaattaatttttttaatgaattacaaattcaaatctttatattttaaaattcaatcaaaattaaaatttttaatttatttactaatttcaaattttaaaaaacaaaattttccattttttcacgattttttcctttatttttgggtgagaaaattggaaaacgccattttgaatggcgtttttaaaaacgccattcaaaatggcgtttttaaaagcgccatttggaatggcgtttttaaaagcgccattccaaatggcgtttcttcttcttttttttttttttgggacgatgccaccgtggaaatggggagtgacgtggcaggggaaaaacgccattcaaaatggcgtttttccctcttacatcattttggtaaataagtttggtttgaatatattttggtaaaaaagtttttttttttgtattattcgagAAAAGAGCTCCCTCTATGGTGTGCGCGATGCACCAGAGCATATGGTGCATTGTTCTGCGTGTATGCACGACCCATTCCCTTGTGCACATTCTCCGCTGGCCATCACCATGCGATGGATGGTCACCACGATGCATGCTATGCTGTGCTGCGCTGCATAGGATCCATGCTCCAGAAAGAAGGGGGAGGGAGTGTCCTCACCGTTCCTCTCTAATGATGCGGCGATATATTAGGCCATGTTGGTTGCGTGGCGGCATGATAGGCCATGTAGGAGGAGCGCGGATCCCTTGCGGTGTGCATGTGGCACCGTAAGGTGCGGTGCACCCGTGGAGCCTCtgtctc from Elaeis guineensis isolate ETL-2024a chromosome 9, EG11, whole genome shotgun sequence includes these protein-coding regions:
- the LOC140851449 gene encoding serine/threonine-protein phosphatase 7 long form homolog; protein product: MDVGLITALLERWRPETHTFHLPFGEATITLQDVSILTGLPVDGDPVTGVDPALTIPEWQALCLRLLGFEPDAHFFDHSRLRIECLDDRYRHFHIADDAPEEMVQQYVRGQVLRLLGGVLLPDTSSNKMKLMFLPLLEDLDFARRLSWGSAVLACLYRAMCRGAYADQSEIGGYLVLLQIWVWERMPTISPLRRQLLEMPSEQQDPDVPFRLDGPLGYRWNVAFNVHHVSTRVARVYRCQLDTLVDTSRRFLWKPYTDGILAILPQMCTVGHDIWTARVPLICFDVVEWHLPDRVLRQFGQIQGIPEQFDTSQGLHRIDRRGRARIDWRIRHAQYIDIWDARRDHIVHGDPILRGRSYTDDYMAWFFSITVRVIGQSQYAVSGYEGESSTVRLLTDSVSELVLDTRRALSTTDEDERIQILREMERTGSGALRAIGVDPHTCAPWYGAVRTPDMSYTPSPYASHMPSPHIPHMSSFDAAQMPPLFHPQMAASSSSYIPQMPSPGTSWPHEILGEKMLCRRAVLPGGEPRIPMATAGSRAPTAVLSPRLFRRWVPSRLVVGPEQFDTS